The Curtobacterium sp. MCSS17_015 genomic sequence ACCGGCACGCGCTTGGTCTTCGCGACCGAGGCGGTCAGGGTCATCACGGGCCGCAGGCCGAGATCCGCGGCGCAGACCCCGTCGGCGCCGGGGATGCCGAACAGGTTCGCCCCCATCCGGACCATGTCCTTCCGGAACTCCTTGCGTTCGAGACCGGCGAGCGAGGCGGCGACGTGCTCCCACCGGATGTCGAGACCGAGGTCCTCGGCCTGCTCGACCATGGCGTCGAAGTGCGCCACGGCCGCGGCGTCGTCGGCGTCCGAGGTCTCCGCCAGGTGGGTGTACGCGGCGACGACCTCGATCCGGCCGGCGCGCTGCGCGTCGCGGGCGAGCTCGACGAGGGCCGGCCACTCCCGGGCGGTCGCACCGTCGCGGTGCAGTCCGCTGTCGACGCCGAGGTGCACGCGGGCCGGACGCTGGTCGACGGCGTCCAGGACGCGTCGCAGCTCGGCGACGTTCGAGACGCCCAGGTCGACGGCGGAGTCGACCGCATCGCGGAAGTCCAGGCCGGGGTCGTGCTGCCACGTGAACAGCCGGACGTCCTCGCCGACGCCGATCGACCGCAGCCGGAGGGCGGCCGGGACCGTGAGGACCCCGATCCACCGGATGCCGGCATCCACCGCGGTCAGGGCGATCGCCTCGAGACCGTGCCCGTAGGCGTCGGCCTTCATGATCGCCATGAGCTCGACGGGGTCCATCCACGACCGGACGAGGTCGAGGTTCGCGCGGTAGGCGTCCAGGTCGATGACCGCCCGGCGGAGCGGTGCGCTCACGTCGTCCTCCGTTCCACGCTGCGGCCGACCCTGGCGACCACCTCGTAGTTGATCGTGCCGATCGCGTCGGCCCACTCCTCCACCGCGGGGTCGCCGTTCGCCGGGTCGCCCCAGAGCACGACCTCGTCCCCGATCGAGACGTCGGCGTCACCGATGTCGATGTGCATCGCGTTCATCGCCACCCGTCCGACCACCGGGAAGCGGCGGTCGCCGATGCGGACGGACACGGCGTTGCCGGACCCGCGGTCGAAGCCGTCCGCGTAGCCGAGGCCGATCACCGCGAGCCTCGTGTCACGCTCCGCACGCCACGTGTACCCGTACGAGACACCGTCGCCGACGGGGACCGCGATGGTCCGGAGCACGGCGGCGGTCACCCGCATCGCGGGCCGGAGCCCGAGGTCGGCCGAGGTCCGGTCCGGGAACGGGCTCAGCCCGTACAGCGCGAGCCCCACCCGTGCCAGGTCCCGCCGGGTCTCCGGGAGCGCCAGACTGCCGGCGCTGGCGGCGAGGTGCACCACGTCCGGACGGATGCCGACCGCGGCCAGGCCGTCCAGCGCCCGCTGGAGCGCGGCGTCCTGGTCGAGGTCGTCGGCGCGCGACGCGTTCGACAGGTGGGACATCACACCCTCGATCCGGGTGCGGTCCCCGCCGCGGGACAGCGCCGCCGCCGTCGCGAAGAGCTCGGGCCACTCGGACTCGACCGCGCCGTTGCGGCTCAGGCCGGTGTCCACGACCAGGTGGACCGCGGGCACGTCGGCGTCGGCCGCGGTCGCGAGCTGCTCGACGCTGGAGACCGCCGGGGTGATGCCGTACCGGGCCGCGCGCCGGAAGTCCTCGTCCGGGGCGTGCAGCCACGCGAGGACACGGACGCCCTCGTCGATCCCGGCCCGCCGGAGCGCGACCGCCTCGTCGAGGTCGGCGACGCCGAGCCAGTCCGCGCCGGCGTCCACGAGCGCACGGGCCACCTCGACGGCGCCGTGCCCGTACGCGTCGGCCTTCACCACCGCGACGACGCCGGCCGGGGCCACCTGTCCGGCGATCGTCGCGTAGTTGGCGATCAGCGCCTCCCGGTCGACGGTCACCCCCGTGAACGCGCTCACGCGATCGGTCCTTCCGTTGCAGGCCGCTCCCGGCCCTCGATGACGACGAACGCCGTCGCGATCCCGCCGTCGTGCGACAGCGAGAGGTGCACGTGCGAGACCCCGCGGTCGTCCGCCACCCGCTGCGCCCCCTCGTGCAGGGTGAGCGACGGGTTCCGCTGGTCGTCCGCGACGACCTCGAGCTCCCGCCAGCGCAGGCCGGCGCTCGACCCGAAGGCCTTGATCAGGGCCTCCTTGGCGGCAAACCGGGCGGCGAGTGACGCCACCGGGCGCGGCTCGCCGTCCCGCAGTTGCTCGGCGTCGGTGAACAGCCGCGACCGCATCGCGGGGGTCCGGGTCAGGACCCGCTCGAACCGTTCCAGGTCGACCACGTCGACCCCGATGCCGATGATCACGTCGCGACTACTCGACGGTGACCGACTTCGCGAGGTTGCGCGGCTGGTCGACGTCGAGGCCCTTGGCCGCGGCGAGCTCCATGCCGAACATGTGCAGCGGGGCCACGGCGAGCAGCGGCTCGAACAGCGGCGTCGCGAGCGGGATCCGCAGGACCTCGTCCGCGAAGGGCAGCACGGCGGCGTCGCCCTCTTCGGCGATCGCGATCACCCGAGCGCCGCGGGCGCGGATCTCCTGGATGTTCGAGACGACCTTCGGGTGCAGCGACCGGGCGTCACGCGGCGACGGGACGATGACGAAGACGATCTGGCCGGGCTCGATGAGCGCGATCGGACCGTGCTTGAGCTCACCGGCGGCGAAGCCCTCGGCGTGGATGTACGCGAGCTCCTTGAGCTTGAGCGCGCCCTCGAGCGCGATCGGGTACCCGACGTGGCGGCCGAGGAACAGCACGCTCCGGGTGTCCGCCATCCACTTCGCCAGCTCGGCGACACCGGAGGCGTCCTCGATCGTCTGCTGCAGCTTCTCGGGGAGCCCCTCGAGCTCGGCGACCTGCTCGGCGACCTGCTCGGCGGTCAGCGTGCCGCGCAGCGTGGCGAGGTGCAGCCCGAGCAGGTACAGCGCGACACCCTGCGCCAGGAAGGCCTTCGTCGAGGCCACCGCGACCTCGGGCCCGGCGTGCGTGTAGATCACGGCGTCGGACTCGCGCGGGATCGTCGCGCCCTGCGTGTTGCAGATCGAGAGGACCTGGGCGCCCTGCTCGCGGGCGTACTTGACGGCCATGAGGGTGTCCATGGTCTCGCCGGACTGGCTGATCGAGACGACCAGGGTGCGGTCGTTCAACACCGGGTCGCGGTAGCGGAACTCGTGGGCGAGCTCGACCTCCACCGGGACGCGTGCCCACTGCTCGATGGCGTACTTGCCGAGCATGCCGGCGTAGGCCGCGGTGCCGCAGGCGATGACGATGACGCGGTCCACCTGCTGCAGGCGTTCGGCGATCGGATCGAGGTCGGTCAGCGTGATCGCGCCCTCGTGCACGCGGCCGAGGACCGTGTTGCGCACGGCCTCGGGCTCCTCACTGATCTCCTTCGCCATGAACGAGGACCAGCCGCCCTTGTCGGCGGCCGAGGCGTCCCAGTTCACCTCGAACTCGCTCGGCTCGGCCAGGGTGCCGTCGAAGTGGATGACGTCGACGCCGTCGGGACGGATCGTGGCGATCTCGTCCTGCCCGATCGAGAGCGCCCGCTGCGTGTAGGCCACGAACGCGGCGACGTCCGAGCCCATGAAGTTCTCGCCGTCCCCGAGCCCCACCACGAGGGGCGAGTTGCGCCGGGCGCCGACGACGACGCCTGGCTGGTCGGCGTGCACGACGAGGAGCGTGAACGCCCCTTCGAGCCGTGCCACGGTGCGACGCATCGCCTCGGTCAGGTCGTGCGTCTCGTGGAACTCCCGCGCCACGAGGTGTGCGGCGACCTCGGAGTCGGTCTCGCTCGTGAACGAGACGCCCTCGGCCAGGAGTTCGTCCTTCAGCGGGGCGAAGTTCTCGATGATGCCGTTGTGGATGAGGGCGAGCTTGCCGCCGTCGGCCAGGTGCGGGTGCGCGTTCTCGTCGGTCGGACCGCCGTGCGTCGCCCAGCGGGTGTGCCCGATCCCGGTGCCGCCGTCCGCGATGGGGTTGGCGTCCAGCTCGTCGACGAGCATCTGGAGCTTGCCGGCCTTCTTGGCCGAGGTCATGTCACCGGAGGGGTCGACCACGGCGATGCCCGCCGAGTCGTACCCGCGGTACTCGAGACGGCGGAGGCCCCCGAGGAGGACGTCCGTGCTGCTGTTGCTGCCGACGTAGCCGACGATTCCACACATGGGATCGATCCTACGGGCACTGCCGGGAGCACCCTGCGAGCCGCCCCGGAGGTGGGGATAGCCTCCGGACATGGGACGCTTCGACGACATCGCGATCACCACCCTCACGGGTGAGACCACCACCTTCGGCAGCTTCGGCGACAAGGCGGTGCTCGTGGTGAACGTCGCCTCGCGGTGCGGGCTGGCGCCGCAGTACGAACAGCTCGAGGAACTCCAGCGCACGTACGGCCCGCGGGGCTTCACCGTGCTCGGTTTCCCGAGCAACCAGTTCCTGCAGGAGCTCGGCTCGTCCGAGGCCATCGAGGAGTACTGCTCCACCACGTGGGGCGTCAGCTTCCCGATGTCCGAGAAGGTCAAGGTGAACGGCCGGTCCGCGCACCCGCTCTACCGGGAACTCACGCAGGCTCCGGACGCGTCGGGCAAGGCCGGTCGCGTGATGTGGAACTTCGAGAAGTTCCTCGTGGCACCGGACGGCACCGTCACCCGCTTCCGCCCGACGGTCACGCCGGACGCCCCCGAGGTCGTCGCCGCCATCGAGGCGGCCCTCCCCGCCTGACCCGGAGCCCGGCCGGGAGGCCCACCCACCGTCGGCGACGTCGCTGACCGGGGGCGGGCCTCCCGGCTGGGTACGCTCGACCCCATGCCGATCCCGGAGACGACCGTCGCGCACCCCACTCCCTTCGTGGAGATCCCCCGCGACGAGTGGTCGCAGCTCGCACCGAAGGAGCACCTCTCCCTCACCGAGACCGAGATCGTGCAGCTGCGCGGCCTCGGCGACCGCCTCGACATCACCGAGGTGCAGGACGTCTACCTGCCGCTCTCGCGCCTGTTGACGTTGTACGCGGCCGGTGCGCGGGACCTCCACGCCGAGACCAGCCGCTTCCTCGGCGAACGTGCCGGCCGGACCCCCTTCGTCATCGGCGTCGCCGGATCGGTGGCGGTCGGCAAGAGCACCGTGGCGCGCCTGCTCCGCGAACTCACCAAGCGCTGGCCGGACACGCCCCGCGTCGAACTCGTGACGACCGACGGCTTCCTGTACCCGAACGCCGAGCTCGAGCGGCGCGGGATCATGGACCGCAAGGGCTTCCCCGAGTCGTACGACCGCCGGTCCCTGCTGCGGTTCGTCAGCAACGTGAAGAGCGGCGCTGCCGAGGTCCGCGCGCCGTACTACTCACACCTGGTCTACGACATCGTGCCCGACGCCGAGATCGTCGTGCGACAGCCGGACATCCTCATCGTCGAGGGGCTCAACGTGCTCGCACCGCCGGTGCACGGGCGCCTGGCACTGTCCGACCTCTTCGACTTCACCATCTACGTCGACGCGAAGACGAAGGACATCGAGTCCTGGTACGTGGACCGGTTCCTGGCGCTGCAGGAGCAGGCGTTCTCGAGCCCCGACTCGTTCTTCCACCGCTTCGCCGACCTGTCCCGCGAGGACGCCGTCCGCACCGCCACCGAGGTCTGGCGGGCGATCAACGAGCCGAACCTGCTCGAGAACGTCCTGCCGACCCGCTCCCGCGCAACGCTGGTGCTCAAGAAGGCGGCGGACCACAAGGTGACGAGCGTCCTGCTCCGCAAGATTTGACCCGGAGCGGGTCGCGACGGGGACGGCCCGACCGGGGTCCCACCCCGCGACGACGACGCGCCCCGTCGGAACGGGGCGCGTCGTCTGCGACCGGGCGCTATCGGCGCCGAGGGCCGCGGGCGACTCCGCGAGCTGCGGGCGACACCGCGAGCCGCGAGCGCGCCGCTACGCGGCCTCGAGCGTCAGGCGCGCACGGACGACGTCCGCGAGTTCCTCGGCGACGCGCTGGGCGTCCTCCTGGCTGGCGGCCTCGACCATGACGCGGACGACCGGCTCGGTGCCCGACGGACGCAGGAGCACCCGGCCGGTGTCGCCGAGCGCGTCGGTGGCGGCGGCGATCGCGTCCTGCACACCCTGGTCCTGCAGCCCGTGCCGGTCGACGCCCTTCACGTTGAGGAGCACCTGCGGGAACACGGTCATGCACGCGGCGAGTTCGCCGAGCGTCTTGCCGGTGCGCGCCATCTCGGCGACGAGGTGGAGGCCCGTCAGGACCCCGTCACCCGTCGTCGCGTAGTCGTTGAAGATGATGTGGCCGGACTGCTCGCCACCGAGCGAGAAGCCGCCCTCGTTCATCTTCTCGAGCACGTAACGGTCACCGACGCCGGTCTCGAGCACCGTGATGCCCGCGTCCGCCATGGCCCGCTTGAGACCGAGGTTCGACATGACCGTGGCGACGAGGGTGTCGTCCACCAGGCGGCCGCGCTCCTTGAGCGACAGCGCCAGGATCGCCATGATCTGGTCGCCGTCCACCGCGTTGCCGTCGGCGTCCACGGCGAGGCACCGGTCCGCGTCGCCGTCGTGCGCGATGCCGACGTCGGCGCCGGCCTCGAGCACCGCGCGGGCCAGGTTGTCGATGTGGGTCGAGCCGACGCCGTCGTTGATGTTGATGCCGTTCGGGTCGGCACCGATGAGCGTCACCTTCGCACCCGCGTTGACGAAGACCTCGGGCGAGACGCCGGAGGCTGCCCCGTTGGCGCAGTCGAGCACGACGTGGAGCCCGTCGAGCCGGTGCGGCAGCGTGCCGAGCAGGTGCACGACGTAGCGGTCCTCGGCGTCGGCGAACCGCGTGATGCGTCCGACCTCGGCACCCGTGGGGGTCGGCGCGGACTGGTCGTGCATGGCCGCTTCGATGCGGTCCTCGACCTCGTCCGGCAGCTTGCGACCACCTGCGGCGAAGAACTTGATCCCGTTGTCCGGCGCGGGGTTGTGCGACGCGGAGATCATCACGCCGAAGTCGGCGTCGATGTCGGCGACGAGGTACGCCGCTGCGGGAGTGGGGATGACCCCGGCGTCGAGGACGTCGACGCCGGCGGAGGCGAGTCCGGCTGCCACGGCGGCGCCCAGGAACTCGCCGGAGACGCGCGGGTCGCGCGCCAGCACGGCCCGCGGGCGCGTGCGACCGGACGCTCGACGAGCGTCCGCATGGTGTCCGTGCGTGAGCACGGCCGCGCTCGCCTGGGCAAGGCCCAGTGCGAGCGCGGCCGTCAACTCGCCGTTGGCGAGGCCACGAACGCCGTCGGTACCGAACAGACGCGGCATGCGATCTCCCGCCGTCAGGCGATCAGCGCTTCGAGAACTGCGACGCCTTGCGGGCCTTCTTGAGACCGGCCTTCTTGCGCTCGATGACGCGGGCGTCACGGGTGAGGAAGCCGGCCTTCTTGAGGGTCGCGCGGTTGTTCTCGCGGTCGATCTCGTTCAAGGTGCGGGCGATGGCGAGGCGGAGCGCGCCGGCCTGACCCGAGGGGCCGCCACCCGTGATGCGGGCGGTGACGTCGTACGAGCCGAGGAGCTCGAGCACCTTGAACGGGTCGTTGATGAGCTGCTGGTGCAGCTTGTTCGGGAAGTAGTCCTCGAGCGTGCGGCCGTTCACCGAGAAGGTGCCGGAGCCGGGCACCAGGCGGACGCGCGCGATGGCCTCCTTGCGGCGACCGACGGCACCGCCCGAGACGTTGAGGATCTGACGGGGAGCGGCCTCGGACGCGACGGGCGCGCTCTCGGTGGTGAAGCTCTCCGGGGTCTGGTCGATGGAGTCAGCGATCTGAGCCATGAGTGTTTTCTCGTTCCTGGAAGTCGTCGTGGCCGCTGTTACTGCGAGACCTGGTCGAAGGTGTACGGCTTGGGCTGCTGCGCCGCGTGGGGGTGCTCAGCGCCTGCGTAGACCTTGAGCTTCTTGAGCTGCTCGCGACCGAGGGTGTTCTTCGGCAGCATGCCGCGGATCGCCTTCTCGACGGCGCGGGTCGGGTGCTTCTCGAGCATCTCCGGGTAGCTGGTGGCGGTGAGGCCGCCCGGGTAACCGGAGTGGCGGTAGTACACCTTCTTGGCGAGCTTCGACCCGGTCAGGGCGACCTTGTCGGCGTTCACGATGATGACGTAGTCACCCATGTCCATGTGCTGGGCGAAGGTGGCCTTGTGCTTGCCGCGGAGAAGGGCGGCGACGTGCGAAGCGAGGCGGCCGAGCACGACGTCGGTCGCGTCGATGACGATCCAGTCGTGCTGGACGTCTGCCGGCTTCGGGGAGAACGTACGAGTCACAGGAGTGCTGCTTTCGTGTCGAGGTGAGGAGTCCGTGAATCCCGCTCCGGTGGGCGTTCCCGCGGGCAGATGCCCGGTGAACGACCCGGTGGAGGGCCCATCTGACTGCCTGGCGCAACAGAGCGCGCAGGCCAAGGTGAGAGCCTAGCGGACGCGGATCACGTCGGTCAACCGCGGGCAGACCCGGATGCGCCACGGACGGGAGGCGCGCTGCGGGTCGGACCCGCAACGCGCCTCCCGGCGGTGGTCGTGTTCAGGGCAGCCTCACTCGGCGCTGCCACCCGTCGTCCGGCGGCGACGGAGGGCGAGGAGCCCACCGCCGGCGGCCAGGAGGGCGAGTGTCGCCGCCAGCCCCGCGCCCAGCTCCGCACCGGTGAAGGCGAGGTCGCCGTCGGTGCTCGGCGCGCCGCCCGCACCCGGGGTCACGCCGACGCCACCGGCGACCGGGGCGGGGGTCGGTGTCGCGTCGTCCGCCTCGGGTGCCGGCGTGGGCTCCGGCGTCGGGTCGCCCGGTACCTCGGCCGCGCTCAGGTCGAACCCGACCAGGATCGGGTCGTGGTCGCTGGCGCGGTAGACGTCGTCCTCGTACAGGTCGGAGACGTTCACGTTGTACCGGCTGTACTCCAGGCCCACCGACTCGGTCGAGTTGATGTTCCAGATGTCCACGCCGGTGACCGACTCGAGCGCGGCCGGCGATGCCAGCACGTGGTCGAGGGACCCACTCAGACCGCTGAACACGTAGGAGTACTCGTCCTCGTCCTGCGCCGGAGCGAGGTCGGTGTACCCGGCGTCACGGAGCACCACCATCGGGTCCTCCTCGCTGTACGCGTTGAAGTCACCGATGAGGAAGGTCTTGTCGGTGCCGTACTGCTCCTGCATGGCGGTGGAGAAGGTCGCGAGGGCCCGCGCCTGTCGTACGCGGTCGGCGTTGGAAGCGCCCTGGCCGTCACCCTGGTCGGCGTTCTCGCCGGTGCCCGAGCCCTTCGACTTGAAGTGGTTCGCGATGACGAGGAAGTCGTCCTCCGCGGTGCCGCCGACCGGTCGGAAGGCGTCGGCGACGGGCTGGCGTGCGTTCGTGAACGCCGGGTCGATGAGGATCGTCGACTCGCCCGTGGGTGCGACCCGGTCCTTCTTGTAGATCAGGGCCAGGCGGATGACGTCCTCGCTGGTCGGTATCACGGACGGCGACTCCGCGTACGCCCAGGTGTCGGTCCCCGTCGCGGCGTTCAGCGCGGCCACGAGCGTGGCGACCGCGGCGTCCCGGTCCTGCCCGAAGGCCGCCGAGTTCTCGATCTCCTCGAGCGAGACCACGTCGGCGCCGAGGGCGTTGATCGCCTTCACGATCTTCACCTGCTGGCGGTCGAGGTCCTCCTGCTCGGCGGCACCGCGGGCGTCACAGCCGGAGTTCACCGTGATCGGGTCCCCCACGCGGTCCCGGTAGTACGTGCACCCGGTCAGCTCGTCACCGGTCGTCGGGAAGTAGTTCAGCACGTTGAACCCGGCGAGCGTGAGGTCGCCGCCGACCGCGGCGGGCGCCGGGGTACGGACGTCCGAGAACGACGCGGGCAGGTCGGCCGCCGGGGTGGCGCCGGTGATCGGCGTCGTCGGCTGGAACTTCCAGGCGTTGTTCCGGTAGTCGAGGACCACGGGGTCGGTGAACGTCGTGGTGGCCCCGACCGTGATCGGACCCGCGTTCGTCAACCACGGGACCGGGATCCCGCGGGCGGCCTGGTCCTGGTCGTCGCGGGGCAGGAAGTTCGTGCTCGCGCCGTCGTCCAGCGTGACCTTGCGGGCCGCGTTGTCGGCGGCGACCGCAGCGGCCTCAGCGCTGCCCGGACGCGCGACCTCGGTCGGCTGCAGGAGCCGGCCGGCGCCCGTGGCCAGCGCGATCTCGCCGTACTGGTTCGTCGTGTAGTTGTCCGCGACCGTGTAGTCGCCCTGCGGCAGGACGAGCATGCTCTCGAGCGCTTCGCGCTCGGCGTCCGAGCGGGGGAACGCGACGGCTGCCGGCTGCGGCGCGACGGCGGGCGTGGTGAGCACCCGGAGTCCGGCGGCGCTCGGGACGGTGAGCTCGGTCAGCCCGTTGAACTCCGAGACCGCGCCGGTGACCTCGACGTGGTCACCGATCGCGACCCGGCCGACGGTGGCAGCGGAGTAGACGAAGAGCCCGTCGGACGCGGTCCGCGTGGCCGCGGCGCCCACGCCGGGCGTGCCCGGCGTCTGGATCGTGTAGCCGTTGAGGCCACCGGTCGCGTACACCGCAGTCACGACGCCGCTCGTGGTGACCGTCCTGCCGACGAGCGGCGAGGTGTCGGTCGTGCCCTGGACCTCGGGGATGGTCGCGGCGACCGCAGGGGTGGCGGGCGGTGTGGTGCCGCCGTCGCCCGGCGTCGGTGCGGACCCGCCGGTCGCGGTCTCGCCCTTCGCGTTCCGGGGGGTGATCGTGGTGGACAGCGTGAAGTCCGCGCGGTTGACGTCCGAGTCGGCGCCGCTCGTCGCGCGCGCCAGGGCGTCCGGTGTGGAGTTCGCTCCCGCCGGGTTCGTCGCCGCGGCCGTCTCGAACGTGTTCGACGTCCCGTAGCCGAGCAGGTCCACCGCACCGGGGGTCCCGGCGGACACGGTGCCGGCGGGCAGCGTGAGGGCGGTGGCCCGGTCGGACAGCACGAGGGTGCCGGCGCTGCCGGACGCGTTGAGGGTCGACACCACGTCCGGCGTGGGCAGAGCCGCACCGGCCGTGCCGTTCGAACCACCCTGGACGAGGAAGGTCCCCTTCGCCGGGACCGTGCCCGTCAGGGGCACCACCGTGCTCGCGGCACCGGTGCTGGTCGCCGAGCGGTACTGCAGCGACCACCCGTCGACCGACACGGCGGTGTCGGTCGGGTTGGCGATCTCGACGAACCGGTTCGTGAACGGCTGGTTCGTGCTGCCGCCCTTGAGGTACGCCTCGGAGATGACGAGTCCGGTGCCCGCGGGGTTCGCGGTCGCGGCGGTGACGGTGACGAGCGGTGCGGCGACCAGGGTCGCGGCAGCCGTGGCGCACAGCAGGGTGCGTCCGACGGTTCGTTGCATGAGGACCTTCGGTTCGTGGTCGGGAGGGATCCCGACGACCGTACGGTCCTGCACGGGCGCACAGGTTACGAGCGGGTGAACCTTCCCCCCGGACGAGGGTCGACCGCCCGTTCCGGGATCCGGTCACGCTCCGGCGAGGACGCGGATGATGACGACGCCGACAGCGATGAGGTACCAGCCGACGAGGTTCCCGCGCGACCGAGCGAGGACGATCGAAACGCCCCCCGCTCCTGCGGCCGTCACCGAGGCGACACCCCGTACCGGCAGGCTCTGGTCCTCCACCCCTGCCACCAACAGCGCCAGCGTCGTGATGACGGCGAGGACCATGACGGCTGATCGCCTGAGCGACCACGAACCTCCCGGACGCTTCATCATGCTGATGCTCGCTTGGTGCGAACCCACCCGACGAGAAGTGGCAGAGCGATCCACAGCAGCGTCGAGGTGACGGTGGGAAGGAACGCTGTCGTTCCGGTGGACGCGCTCTGGACAGTGCTGAAGCGGATGAAGACGCTCCAGTCCCCGAGGAAGCCGAGCAGGGCGTCCACCACGAGCAGGACGAGGACGACCGTCACCACGCTGAGTGTCAACGAACGGCAGGCCGACCCGATCCCGAAGCCAGCCGCTGCAGACGACAACGACAGGCCCGCGACCTGACCAACCGCTCCGAGCGGGACACCGGATCGGAGGTTTCCACCCAGGAGGACGGCCACGCCGGCGCTCGCAGCGGCGACGACTGCGGTGAAGAGCACGAGCGCGGCGATCACCACGATGCACGCCGCACCACGCGCGAAGAACGCCGCGTCACGGGAATGCCCACCGAGGAGCACATCACCTTCACCGCCCCGTCCGGCATCGCCCACACCGACAACCGCTCCGACGATCGACGAGGCGAGCGCTGCTGCGAGGCCAGTGGTGACGACGACCTCACTCGCCGCGAATGAGTCAGCCCGGGTCACCACGGAGACGCTGAGCGCACCACACAGCATCACGATGAGAGCGAGGAACCCGTATCCGGTCGTGGAACCGCGTGTGTCGAACCGCTTACGGAGTTCCAACCCGATCAGTCTGCAACACCGACTCGTCATGATGCCTCCGCTTCGTGTTCTGCTGACGACGTCGCCTCGTACAGCGCCTCGAGCGTGCCGTGACGCGGGGACACCGCCATGACTCGGACGCCGACCTCCACGGCGAACCGGACGGCCGCATCGGGCGCGGCCTCGACGAGGAGGCCCGACGCTCCCGGCGTCACAGGCACGCCCTCGTCCTGCAGCGCCGCCATCAGCGCACTCGGTCGATCCACCGCGATCACGCATCGCTCGGCGCTCCGGAAGTCGTGGTCGTGGATGCGGGCGACCCGCCCTCGACTCATGACGATCGCGGTGTCGATCATCGGTTCGAGC encodes the following:
- the alr gene encoding alanine racemase, which codes for MSAPLRRAVIDLDAYRANLDLVRSWMDPVELMAIMKADAYGHGLEAIALTAVDAGIRWIGVLTVPAALRLRSIGVGEDVRLFTWQHDPGLDFRDAVDSAVDLGVSNVAELRRVLDAVDQRPARVHLGVDSGLHRDGATAREWPALVELARDAQRAGRIEVVAAYTHLAETSDADDAAAVAHFDAMVEQAEDLGLDIRWEHVAASLAGLERKEFRKDMVRMGANLFGIPGADGVCAADLGLRPVMTLTASVAKTKRVPVGTGVSYDYTYRTDAETTLALVPVGYADGVSRAAQGRVEVAINGTRYPIAGRVAMDQFLVDVGDDDVRVGDPVTLFGTGEDGEMTVLEWAAAIDTIGEEVVCRIGSRVQRVHEGHSGAGRVGEYLRGERT
- the alr gene encoding alanine racemase, with product MSAFTGVTVDREALIANYATIAGQVAPAGVVAVVKADAYGHGAVEVARALVDAGADWLGVADLDEAVALRRAGIDEGVRVLAWLHAPDEDFRRAARYGITPAVSSVEQLATAADADVPAVHLVVDTGLSRNGAVESEWPELFATAAALSRGGDRTRIEGVMSHLSNASRADDLDQDAALQRALDGLAAVGIRPDVVHLAASAGSLALPETRRDLARVGLALYGLSPFPDRTSADLGLRPAMRVTAAVLRTIAVPVGDGVSYGYTWRAERDTRLAVIGLGYADGFDRGSGNAVSVRIGDRRFPVVGRVAMNAMHIDIGDADVSIGDEVVLWGDPANGDPAVEEWADAIGTINYEVVARVGRSVERRTT
- a CDS encoding holo-ACP synthase, with the protein product MIIGIGVDVVDLERFERVLTRTPAMRSRLFTDAEQLRDGEPRPVASLAARFAAKEALIKAFGSSAGLRWRELEVVADDQRNPSLTLHEGAQRVADDRGVSHVHLSLSHDGGIATAFVVIEGRERPATEGPIA
- the glmS gene encoding glutamine--fructose-6-phosphate transaminase (isomerizing), whose protein sequence is MCGIVGYVGSNSSTDVLLGGLRRLEYRGYDSAGIAVVDPSGDMTSAKKAGKLQMLVDELDANPIADGGTGIGHTRWATHGGPTDENAHPHLADGGKLALIHNGIIENFAPLKDELLAEGVSFTSETDSEVAAHLVAREFHETHDLTEAMRRTVARLEGAFTLLVVHADQPGVVVGARRNSPLVVGLGDGENFMGSDVAAFVAYTQRALSIGQDEIATIRPDGVDVIHFDGTLAEPSEFEVNWDASAADKGGWSSFMAKEISEEPEAVRNTVLGRVHEGAITLTDLDPIAERLQQVDRVIVIACGTAAYAGMLGKYAIEQWARVPVEVELAHEFRYRDPVLNDRTLVVSISQSGETMDTLMAVKYAREQGAQVLSICNTQGATIPRESDAVIYTHAGPEVAVASTKAFLAQGVALYLLGLHLATLRGTLTAEQVAEQVAELEGLPEKLQQTIEDASGVAELAKWMADTRSVLFLGRHVGYPIALEGALKLKELAYIHAEGFAAGELKHGPIALIEPGQIVFVIVPSPRDARSLHPKVVSNIQEIRARGARVIAIAEEGDAAVLPFADEVLRIPLATPLFEPLLAVAPLHMFGMELAAAKGLDVDQPRNLAKSVTVE
- a CDS encoding glutathione peroxidase, whose translation is MGRFDDIAITTLTGETTTFGSFGDKAVLVVNVASRCGLAPQYEQLEELQRTYGPRGFTVLGFPSNQFLQELGSSEAIEEYCSTTWGVSFPMSEKVKVNGRSAHPLYRELTQAPDASGKAGRVMWNFEKFLVAPDGTVTRFRPTVTPDAPEVVAAIEAALPA
- the coaA gene encoding type I pantothenate kinase; this encodes MPIPETTVAHPTPFVEIPRDEWSQLAPKEHLSLTETEIVQLRGLGDRLDITEVQDVYLPLSRLLTLYAAGARDLHAETSRFLGERAGRTPFVIGVAGSVAVGKSTVARLLRELTKRWPDTPRVELVTTDGFLYPNAELERRGIMDRKGFPESYDRRSLLRFVSNVKSGAAEVRAPYYSHLVYDIVPDAEIVVRQPDILIVEGLNVLAPPVHGRLALSDLFDFTIYVDAKTKDIESWYVDRFLALQEQAFSSPDSFFHRFADLSREDAVRTATEVWRAINEPNLLENVLPTRSRATLVLKKAADHKVTSVLLRKI
- the glmM gene encoding phosphoglucosamine mutase — protein: MPRLFGTDGVRGLANGELTAALALGLAQASAAVLTHGHHADARRASGRTRPRAVLARDPRVSGEFLGAAVAAGLASAGVDVLDAGVIPTPAAAYLVADIDADFGVMISASHNPAPDNGIKFFAAGGRKLPDEVEDRIEAAMHDQSAPTPTGAEVGRITRFADAEDRYVVHLLGTLPHRLDGLHVVLDCANGAASGVSPEVFVNAGAKVTLIGADPNGININDGVGSTHIDNLARAVLEAGADVGIAHDGDADRCLAVDADGNAVDGDQIMAILALSLKERGRLVDDTLVATVMSNLGLKRAMADAGITVLETGVGDRYVLEKMNEGGFSLGGEQSGHIIFNDYATTGDGVLTGLHLVAEMARTGKTLGELAACMTVFPQVLLNVKGVDRHGLQDQGVQDAIAAATDALGDTGRVLLRPSGTEPVVRVMVEAASQEDAQRVAEELADVVRARLTLEAA
- the rpsI gene encoding 30S ribosomal protein S9, which translates into the protein MAQIADSIDQTPESFTTESAPVASEAAPRQILNVSGGAVGRRKEAIARVRLVPGSGTFSVNGRTLEDYFPNKLHQQLINDPFKVLELLGSYDVTARITGGGPSGQAGALRLAIARTLNEIDRENNRATLKKAGFLTRDARVIERKKAGLKKARKASQFSKR
- the rplM gene encoding 50S ribosomal protein L13, which gives rise to MTRTFSPKPADVQHDWIVIDATDVVLGRLASHVAALLRGKHKATFAQHMDMGDYVIIVNADKVALTGSKLAKKVYYRHSGYPGGLTATSYPEMLEKHPTRAVEKAIRGMLPKNTLGREQLKKLKVYAGAEHPHAAQQPKPYTFDQVSQ